The Armatimonadota bacterium genome contains the following window.
CTGAGCTGGCCCGCGCAGCGGGACGCATCGCCGCCCCACCCCGGTACGAGGAGCTGCGCCGCGCCTACCGCCTGTGGCAGCGCAGCCCTCTATCCATCGTGGGAACGGTGCTGGTGGGCATGATCCTTCTGGTGGCGGTACTGGCACCGTGGATCGCCCCTTACGACCCCCTGGCCCAGGACTTCTCCATCCGCCTGCAGCCGCCCAGCCGGGCGCACTGGTTCGGAACGGACCAGTTCGGCCGCGACATCTTCAGCCGGGTCATCTTCGGCTCACGCATCGCCCTGCAGATCATCCTCATCGTGTCGGTCATCAGCGGCAGCGTGGGAGCCGCGATCGGCTGGGTGGCGGGCTACTTCGGTGGCCGGACAGACGAGGTGCTGAT
Protein-coding sequences here:
- a CDS encoding ABC transporter permease subunit, which gives rise to MPSWTPASASELARAAGRIAAPPRYEELRRAYRLWQRSPLSIVGTVLVGMILLVAVLAPWIAPYDPLAQDFSIRLQPPSRAHWFGTDQFGRDIFSRVIFGSRIALQIILIVSVISGSVGAAIGWVAGYFGGRTDEVLMRLTDMFLAFPSLVLAMAFAAALGPSLPNMIFAISLVTWTPYARLARG